CAGAAATGAGTGATCCTCTCTCCGAAATCATCTCGCTGCTCCAGCCGCGGGCCGTGTTCTCGAAAGGCATCAGCGGCGCCGGCCGCTGGGCGGTCCGGTACTCGGATTTCGGCGAACCAAGCTTCTGCACGGTGCTTGAGGGGAGTTGCCTGCTCGCCGTGGACGGCAAAGAGGTAATCACGCTGAACGCCGGCGATTTCGTCCTCTTGCCTGCTACGCCCGGGTTCACCATTTCGGGCTTCGAACCCGTCACGCCCGAATTCATCGACCCGAAGGCAACGCCCGTGCCGGCGGGCGAAGTCCGCCACGGCACGCCGGACGGAGATCCGGACGTGCGCCTCCTTGGCGGCTATTTCGAATTCGACTCCCCAAATGCCGAGCTGCTGTTGTCGCTTCTGCCGGCAGTGGTGCATGTGCGCGGCATCGACCGCCTCGCCACACTGGTGCGGCTCGTGGCGGAGGAAACAAGGGCGCCACGACCGGGTCGCGACCTCGTGCTGACGCGCCTGGTGGAGGTGTTGCTGATCGAGGCACTGCGGTTGGCCCCCGGTGACGATGCGCCTCCCGGTCTGCTGCGCGGACTTGGCGACACGCGGCTGGCGGCCGCCATCCGGCAGATGCACGAAGCACCGGCACGGCCGTGGACCGTGGCCCAGCTGGCCCGGACGTGCGCCCTCTCCCGTTCGGCTTTCTTCGATCAGTTCACGCGCGCGGTCGGACTGTCGCCGATGGAGTATCTCGTCGCGTGGCGCATGGCCGTTGCAAGGGGCCTGCTGCGGCAGAAGCATATGTCCATCGCGGACGTGGCCGAACGCGTCGGCTACAGCTCAGCCAGCACGTTCAGCACGGCCTTCAGCCGGCATGTGGGCCAGCCGCCGCGAAGCTTTGCACGCGCACACGGGTGAGAGGCGGGCCGGCCCGAGTCAGTCCACCCGCTCCCCGCCCTTCAGGCGATAGCTCGGCTGGTACATCGTGACGAGTTCCTCGGCCGCGGTCGGATGCACCGCCATCGTCGCGTCGACCACGTCCTTGGTCAGCCGGCCCTTGATCACGATGCCGAGCAGTTGCGCCATTTCGCCGGCGTCGGGGCCGAGGATGTGGGCGCCCACGACGATCCGCGTCTTCGCGTCGACAACCAGCTTGGTCAGCATCCTTTCCTGGCGGCCCGGCAGGATATTGCGCATCGGACGGAACACGGCGCGGTAGACCTCCACCTCGTCATATTCCTTGCCCGCATCCTCTTCGGAGAGTCCGACCGTGCCGATCTCGGGCTGCGAGAAGACCGCCGTCGCCACCGCCTCAAGGTCCGGCCGCGTCGGCTTGCCGCGGAACACCGTATCGACGAAGCACATCGCCTCGTGGATCGCGACGGGGGTGAGTTGCACGCGGTTGGTGACGTCGCCGACGGCGAAGATGTTGGGCACGCTGGTGCGGGAATAGTCGTCGACGACGATCTCGCCGATCTTGCCCAACGCCACGCCGGCCGCTTCGAGCCCGAGGTTCTCCGTGTTCGGCATGCGGCCCAGCGCCAGCATCACCTGGTCGGCGACGATAGGCTCACCTTCGTTGAGGTGTGCGACGAGTTTGCCGTCGGTTCGCTTTTCGATCTGCTCGAAGATCGTCTGGCAAAGAATGCGGATGCCCTTCTTCTCCATCGTCTCGTGCAGCATGTGGCGCAGATCGTGATCGAAACGGCCAAGGATCTCCTTGCCGCGATAGACGAGCGTCGTCTCGACGCCGAGCCCGTGGAAGATGTTGGCGAATTCGACCGCGATATAGCCGCCGCCGGCGATCACGATCGACTTCGGCAGTTCGGCGAGATGGAATGCATCGTCGGACAGGATGCAATGCTCATGGCCCGGCAGCGAGGCGTGCGGGTTGGGACGTCCGCCGGTGGCGACAAGGATATGCTCGGCCGTCACCGTGCGCTTCTCCGCCTCGATGCGCACCGTATGGGCATCGACCAGTGTTGCACGACTGTGGAAGGTGTCGCCGCCGGCACGGTCGATACCGCCCCTGTAGAGGCCTTCCAGCCGGGCGATCTCGCGATCCTTGTTGGCGATCAGGGTCGGCCAGTCGAACGACGTCTCGCCGACGCTCCAGCCGTAGCCGACCGCATCCTCGAAATGTTCGGGATATTGCGAGGCATAGACGAACAGCTTCTTGGGCACGCAGCCGCGGATGACGCAGGTGCCGCCGAAGCGGTATTCCTCGGCGATGCCGACCCGCTTGCCGAGGCTTGCCGAAACTCGCGCGGCGCGCACGCCGCCCGAACCGCCTCCGATGACGAAGAGATCGTAATCGTATGCCGTCATGGAATGCCTCGCGCCGCCTTCAATTGCCCCGTGGCAGGTAGTCCTTGCGGCGTGAAAAGAAAAGCCCGGGACAGGCCCGGGCTCGTCACGAAACGGATAGTGGCCTTATTGGGCCGGCGGGTTCAGCTTCGGCGCGGCGGGATCCTGCGCGGGCTGCGCCTCGACGGGCGCCGGCTGCTGCGCCGCAGGCGCGATTTCCGCGAGCTTCTTGCCGACCGCCTGGGACAGGTCACGGGCGATACCAAGCTGCCAGATGTCGACGGCCTTGCTCACCTCGCGGCCGACGATCGGGCTGTCGGAGAGAAACTTCTTGCCGGTGGGGGAATTGTGGAAGTTCGCGATCTCGGTGAGTTCCTGCTCGCTGAACGCCTTGGCGAAGGCGATCGCCACTTCCTTCTCCAGATCGCCGCGGCGCGGCGCGATGGCCAGCGTCTCCTCGTCGACGATGCGGACGATGTCGGCTTCGAGATTCGGATTCTTCTGGATCAGCTCGACCTTCAGCATCTGGTTGGCCTGCGGCAGGATCGAATCCATCGAGTCAGTCGCCTTGATCGAGGTGATCGCCGCGCGCGCCGCCTTGAGGTGGCTGTCGGAGATCTCCTGAGCGGAAGCCAGGGAGGATCCGGCCAGCACCGCCACCGTGGCCAGTGCGGCAATGACGCGACGGGGATGGGTGAATAGCACCATGTTAACCTCGAACTCCCTGTTCAGCGGGCGGGAACAAGCGTCCGGATTCCGCTGGAACCCGCGATGACGGCCAGGTCCGCAAGACCCAGAAATAGACCATGCTCGACGACGCCGGGGATGGCGTGCAACGCATCGGACAGCGCTCTTGCGTCCTGAATGCGGCCAAAAGATGCATCGAGGATCAAATGACCGCCATCTGTAACAAATGGTTGGTCCCCCGTCATCCGCAATGTCAGCGGGCCGGACAGGCCAAGCGACGCGGCCGCCTTCGAGACGGCGATTTCCGTCGCCTTGAGGCCGAAGCGGTTCACTTCGATGGGCAGGGGAAATCGACCCAGCGTCGCCACGATCTTGGATTCGTCGGCAATCACGATCATCCTTGCAGATGCCGAAGCGACGATCTTCTCGCGCAGCAGCGCGCCGCCGCCGCCCTTGATCAGGGACAAGTGGGCGTCGATCTCGTCCGCGCCGTCGATCGTCAGGTCGAGCTCGGGCGTCTCGTCCAGCGTCGACAGCGGCACGCCGAGTTCGGCACACAATGCCGCCGTTCGCTCGGAGGTCGGGACGCCGATGATCTCCATACCGCCGGCGACCTTCACGGCGAGCAGGCGCACGAATTCC
This DNA window, taken from Mesorhizobium sp., encodes the following:
- a CDS encoding AraC family transcriptional regulator, with the translated sequence MSDPLSEIISLLQPRAVFSKGISGAGRWAVRYSDFGEPSFCTVLEGSCLLAVDGKEVITLNAGDFVLLPATPGFTISGFEPVTPEFIDPKATPVPAGEVRHGTPDGDPDVRLLGGYFEFDSPNAELLLSLLPAVVHVRGIDRLATLVRLVAEETRAPRPGRDLVLTRLVEVLLIEALRLAPGDDAPPGLLRGLGDTRLAAAIRQMHEAPARPWTVAQLARTCALSRSAFFDQFTRAVGLSPMEYLVAWRMAVARGLLRQKHMSIADVAERVGYSSASTFSTAFSRHVGQPPRSFARAHG
- the gor gene encoding glutathione-disulfide reductase; the protein is MTAYDYDLFVIGGGSGGVRAARVSASLGKRVGIAEEYRFGGTCVIRGCVPKKLFVYASQYPEHFEDAVGYGWSVGETSFDWPTLIANKDREIARLEGLYRGGIDRAGGDTFHSRATLVDAHTVRIEAEKRTVTAEHILVATGGRPNPHASLPGHEHCILSDDAFHLAELPKSIVIAGGGYIAVEFANIFHGLGVETTLVYRGKEILGRFDHDLRHMLHETMEKKGIRILCQTIFEQIEKRTDGKLVAHLNEGEPIVADQVMLALGRMPNTENLGLEAAGVALGKIGEIVVDDYSRTSVPNIFAVGDVTNRVQLTPVAIHEAMCFVDTVFRGKPTRPDLEAVATAVFSQPEIGTVGLSEEDAGKEYDEVEVYRAVFRPMRNILPGRQERMLTKLVVDAKTRIVVGAHILGPDAGEMAQLLGIVIKGRLTKDVVDATMAVHPTAAEELVTMYQPSYRLKGGERVD
- a CDS encoding DUF2059 domain-containing protein; amino-acid sequence: MVLFTHPRRVIAALATVAVLAGSSLASAQEISDSHLKAARAAITSIKATDSMDSILPQANQMLKVELIQKNPNLEADIVRIVDEETLAIAPRRGDLEKEVAIAFAKAFSEQELTEIANFHNSPTGKKFLSDSPIVGREVSKAVDIWQLGIARDLSQAVGKKLAEIAPAAQQPAPVEAQPAQDPAAPKLNPPAQ
- the rpiA gene encoding ribose-5-phosphate isomerase RpiA → MDAKAMKIEAARAALEHVASGMRLGIGTGSTAEEFVRLLAVKVAGGMEIIGVPTSERTAALCAELGVPLSTLDETPELDLTIDGADEIDAHLSLIKGGGGALLREKIVASASARMIVIADESKIVATLGRFPLPIEVNRFGLKATEIAVSKAAASLGLSGPLTLRMTGDQPFVTDGGHLILDASFGRIQDARALSDALHAIPGVVEHGLFLGLADLAVIAGSSGIRTLVPAR